In Scatophagus argus isolate fScaArg1 chromosome 3, fScaArg1.pri, whole genome shotgun sequence, the genomic stretch AGTATATGAGATGCTACAGTGAATTTGGCTGAGGTACAGTAATGTTCCCAATTTCATAACATAATAGATAAATGTTGCAAGTATCTGGAACATTTATCGTAAGTATCTGTCCAAGAAATGCAGTGAAGTCAATATGATACAATGCATTTGCAtgcaacaacaaatatttttggtcagactgagtgtttttttttcacatatacAGATATGCAAATGACTGTTGCATAAATGCAGCTGTACAACCAGGCTAAGACATTGACATTCagtggtttctctctctctctctctctctctctctctcacacacacacacacacacacacacacacacacacacacacacacacacccaagcaCACACAACCCCTACATACCTGTGCACCAACACATCCACATCAATACTCAACTGACGATCAGGAAGATCGTGGTTGGACTGTGGAGGTCCATAAaggttaatttaaaaaaaaacaaaaaaaaaacaacatctatGACATCCACTCAGACACCTCTACCAAAGGATCATAAGAATATTGCTGAACAAGTATTTAATCTGATCCTGCCTTGAGTTATCTCATCCATCTTTATGCTACTTTTGAGAAAGCAACAAATATAACTGCTCCAGTTTAATTGCTAAAACTCTCTAAAAACCCTTTCAAGGTACATGAAGCAAACACAGATCTAGACAGAGAAACAACTTCAGACGCCTCATGTCCGGCGGTGCGATGAGGCGTCCTGAGCACGTATTGGCAGCAATggcataaaaatattttgctaCTGCAGGTTAAAGACTGTCGTGAGTGGAATGAAACCCTAAGAATAAAGATGTACATCCTGACGTGACAGAATTCATTTAGATAGTTCTTGCTACAGACATTTTCCTAACCCATTACTTTTCTAATTACCTAAGACATTGgtgaaaagatgaagaaaggCAAGAGACTCAGGAGTGAAGTCAGAGGACCCCAGGTTAGCCAATATCTGCTACAGCATTGCTAATTATCACTTCCCATATTGACGTTACTGCCTTTGACTGTTACTTTGGCAGTGTAGAGCAAACGGTGGAAAATCTCAGCTGGACACAGTCCTAGAATCAGAACCTAATTCACATTTGATGCCAACTTTTAAAGACAGATTGAGCTTCTGGCATCAAAGACTTCTCAGAGGACAGCCAGACTCCATTTAAATTCTGAACTGTTAAACACCAATAAAAAGCTTTCTGTTAAAAGATTCTGGTTAGGGATGATAGAGTTTTGAAAAACGCCCTGCCTTTCAACAACTACTTCACAGAAGGCAGTTTTGAACTGAGTTAAGCAAACTTTTACTCTTTAAATTCAGGATGTGTGTGAGGTTTGCTGGAAAACTCACCAGTAAAGACAAAGTTTTTGAAAGAGCTAGTAAGAGTGTGTCTTTGGCACTCTGAACAGGCTCTGGATCAGGACAACATAGAAATGGTGCTCAGGAcaattattattgtcattaaaaataaaatgacacaacaaTGCTCTGTGTGTTGTGGAAAGGCTCTCGCTTTCTCTTAAACATTGctatttaaagtttttaaattcTCCGATAAAAGtgtatgtgtactgtatatgtttACTTTctgtatacatatattttaaatatataagaaataaatatatctaTTGTAATAATTATACTTTTTTTGTATCAGAGGCTTCTTCTTTGAGTTTAAATGCATGCTTCTAGGAATGTTTTTTGAGGTCATGCAACACTAGGAGAGTAGCGTAAACCCAGATAAAAGGCAGTTCGGGGGGAAGCATTATTCCATACACGAGTCCTTAAAAGTCGCTATTTTGATCATGAGGACGTGATCGTGTGACTGTGAAAAAGATAGCACTGCAAAGTCTATCACATCTGCAAGTGGGATCATTGTCCAAAACTAGAGTGTGAGTTAATGCCTGCAGTCACAGCTCAACTGTGATACGTTTACAGCAAGCTGGCAAAAGTTTAACAGCGATGCCTTCTACATGATGGAATGTTAATATTGACAAGGACACTGCACCCTGTTAAGTGTCGAATCTGGCCTTATGATGATTCTTTAAGAAAGCCCCTAACACAGATATCTAGGTTCTTGGGTTCTTGTAACAGCTACCTGCAGGCATCCTTTTAAAAGTGTGGATTTGTAAAGAAGGCAGTGTACAGACGAATATACAGTGGTGTGATGAAGCAAGTGGCAGTTGAGAAACAAGTGGAAATTCTCATTCAGATAAAAATTGTCATGCAATTATCTACTGACTATGTTTACTACGAACAGCACCTACCTACCTACTGGCTATCAGTTAAGTCACAGTTAACCTACCTATGTAAAAAGAATAagtactgtgtgtatttgtgtgtgtgtgtgtgtgtgtggaactgtgaaaaacaaacaaaacaagaagaaacattCAAGTTGTCCTCAAAGCTCTGCAGTAAGACCAGTTTTGGGTGAATGGAAGGGGGAAAGCTTGCATTgcaatacatacagtacatgtaaaaCCAAAGCAGTGAAAAGTCAAGGCCATTCTCAGTCAGTCATCAGATACTGATGactgctgggaaaaaaaggtgTCGAACCATAAGCTTAGCGCTGATGGCTGTCATTCATCCTTGAAATAACGTGGTGTACTTAACCACCAACCTTGTCACATGTCACCCACAGGCCATAGCAGGGCAGGAGTGGGCTTGCTTTATGCTCACACATCTGCTTATTTCTAAATGATGAAGCATaagacagttttgtttcattggCTCCAGGAAGCAGCATATGTAGCGCGCAAGTAGAGCTCTTCAGAAAGCGCATGGCAGAGCAGTGTGCCTTGGGAAAGGAGGGACCAAGGGACAGGGGACTAAAACAGggtctgtgttttgttgctttttttcttttttgaaagcaataaatgcatttttttttcttgctgtgtttgtcccttttttcttttctttttgtgcactACTGTTGGCTACTGTTGTGAGCAGGAAATCTTTAGGtattgttattctttttttaaaaaacacaaaataaagcagcacagacaaagCCAACTCCATGCAGAATGCAAAATTTGAAATTTCACTCTGTTTGACAGTTAACAGGAGTTTTAAGGGCAAGTTGTGAGGAGTGAAGACAGGATGAGTGTGGCGTGAGCAGATGgtctttgtaatatttttttcactgtctATCATCAATATCCTGAATTCTATTGCCTTGATTTTTCCAGCACACGTGAGGTGGGAGGCTGTACACCTGGCCCATCCACTTGCTCAGCTcaacatttcccacaatgaCGGGGAGGAATATAGCAGATGACTACACGTCTGTGAGCATTTTGGTGATGTTTACATAGTTTGTGTTGGCCAGTGTGCAGTTGGCCGTCTTAAGGTTCTCCTCCTGAAAGTCCTCGTTGCTGTTATTCACAGCCTCCTGGATCTCCATATAGTCTGATTTACTGATGGTGGAGCCACTGCGGCTCTTCTTTAGCTCCTCGGCTGAATCGGCTTTGGGCACATTGACCTGCAGGTACTGCGCCTGTTCTTCACCTTCAGTCTCACGGTGATAGAAGTAGTTGAAGTTGGACACAATGACAGGCACAGGCAAGGCAATGGTCAGCACACCCGCAATGGCACAGAGTGAACCCACGATCTTGCCGCCAATCGTAGTTGGGACCATATCACCATAGCCGACTGTTGTCATGGACACTACAGCCCACCAAAACGCATCTGGGATGCTTTCAAACTGTGATTCGGGCTCATCTGCTTCAGCAAAGTAGACAGCACTTGAGAAGAGAATGACTCctatgaagaggaagaaaatgagcagGCCAAGCTCTCTCATACTGGCTTTCAGGGTCTGACCCAAAATCTGAAGCCCCTTGGAGTGACGTGAGAGCTTGAAAATTCTAAAGACTCGTACTAAGCGGATGACCCTGAGAATGGCTAAAGACATGGCTTGCTGACCCGCTTGACCATCCTCTGGGCTGTCTGCTAGCTCTGTGCCAAGAGTGATGAAGTAAGGGATGATAGCAACAATATCAATAATGTTCATTATATTACCAAAAAAGCCTGCTTTGCTGGGGCAGGCGAAGAAGCGGACTAGAAACTCAAACGAGAACCATATAATGCAGAGAGTCTCAAGGATAAAGAAGGGATCAGTGAAGTAGGTGGATGTATAGCTGATGATTGTAGTGTTGGTTTCAGGTGAAAAGACTTTTGCGTGAGACTTGTGCATATCCTCATCGTCATTGCGAAAAATGGGGAGAGTCTCCAGGCAGAAACTGACTATGGATATCAGGATGACCATGACAGAGATTATGGCAATAATCCTAGCAGGACCTGAGCTCTCTGGGTAC encodes the following:
- the LOC124056027 gene encoding potassium voltage-gated channel subfamily A member 2, with translation MTVATGDPSDEAAAHPGHPQDYDPEADHECCERVVINISGLRFETQLKTLSQFPETLLGDPKKRMRYFDPLRNEYFFDRNRPSFDAILYYYQSGGRLRRPVNVTLDIFSEEIRFYELGEEAIEMFREDEGFIKEEERPLPDNEFQRQVWLLFEYPESSGPARIIAIISVMVILISIVSFCLETLPIFRNDDEDMHKSHAKVFSPETNTTIISYTSTYFTDPFFILETLCIIWFSFEFLVRFFACPSKAGFFGNIMNIIDIVAIIPYFITLGTELADSPEDGQAGQQAMSLAILRVIRLVRVFRIFKLSRHSKGLQILGQTLKASMRELGLLIFFLFIGVILFSSAVYFAEADEPESQFESIPDAFWWAVVSMTTVGYGDMVPTTIGGKIVGSLCAIAGVLTIALPVPVIVSNFNYFYHRETEGEEQAQYLQVNVPKADSAEELKKSRSGSTISKSDYMEIQEAVNNSNEDFQEENLKTANCTLANTNYVNITKMLTDV